A stretch of DNA from Desmospora activa DSM 45169:
CGATCCCGGCTTCTTCATCCACATAAGAGAAAGTTTGTGCCACCGGTACCGGCTCACCGATGCCTGTCGATTCAATCAAAATATAGTCAAAGCGCCCCTCCACCGCCAATCGTTCCACTTCTACCAACAAATCTTCCCGCAGAGTACAGCAGATGCAGCCATTGGACATCTCCACCAATTTCTCTTCCGTTCGGGAGAGGCCTCCCTCATTCCGAACCAAATCGGCATCAATATTGATCTCGCTCATGTCGTTTACAATGACAGCCACTTTTAACCCCTCACGATTATTGAGCACATGGTTGAGAACCGTCGTCTTGCCTGCGCCCAAATAACCACTCAATACCGTCACTGGGATTTTGATTTTAGACATTTCCCGCTCTCCCTTCAATTAAATCGTAATTATTTCGTTTTGTTAATCGTAATCAGTTTAACGATGGTTTATATCATTGTCAATGAGCGGTATTCTTTCTGCATCAAACCGTAATATTTATGATTGATCGGCTGAGGTAATCAAAAAAACAGAGTCCCCAAGAAACAGAGGGCTCTGCTTTTTGCTGAAATTCTACGTTTTACGCTTTTCACGAGTTAGCCGCTTGTTCTTCAAAAATTAGCTTTATTTCCTCCAGCATATCTGTCGCTCGACGGGTGTGAATATCGATTGTCACGATCGTTACTTCCGCTTTGGCGACTAATTCCTCTTCTTCGTTAAAAATTTGCTGTAAGATGACATAACTTTTTTTACCCATACGAAGCGGCTCAGATACAACTTTCACCGCTTCATCCAATGTTAGTTCCCGACGGTAATCGATTTCGATGCGAGCGACTACAGGTAAGGAACCCCGCTTTTGAATCTCTTTCAATTCCAGTCCCAGTTTCCGCATCCAATCAAAGCGAGCCCATTCTATATACTGCAGATATTTGGCGTTGTTTACATGGCCCAGCATATCCACATCAGTAGAGCGAACCACTAACGAAAATGTGTGTTTCATGGACATCACCGTACTTCCTTTAAGCTTTTTTCATTATATCACCTTATGAGTGAGTAGTCATTCATTTTACGGTGTATAAAAAGAAGCGTGGAAAGACAAAATTTGGACATCCGACCCATAAGCAGGTGATCATATTGAAATGGTTGATCATTATTTTCGTTATCCTCATTTTGTTGTATATCGTTTTTTTCTGGACAAAACCAAAGCAGGAGGAACATGATCTCTCCCGCATGCGTGCAGGGGACGGGCGCAAGAAAGTGATCTGGTTGATGGTGGATTCCATCATGTCTCACGCCATTGATGAGGGTATCAAAAAGGGAGAGCTCCCCGCTCTGTCGTTCCTGCTTAAAAACGGGCAGTATCAGCGGAATGTGGTCAGCTCCTTTCCCACCATGTCCGTCACCATCGACAGTACGTTGTTGACCGGTACTTACCCCGACCAACATCGGGTTCCCGGTTTAATCTGGTATAACGCCGAAGAAAAGCGAATCGTCAACTATGGTACCGGTACCGGTGAAGTGATGCGAGACGGCATCAATCAAGTGCTGGAGGATGCCGTCATCCGCCTCAACCAAGAGCATCTCAGTTCAAATGTATCCACCGTCTATGAGGAATTGGCCAAACGAGGAACCCGCACTGGCTCAATCAACGGAATGCTGTACAGGGGAAACACCGACCATGTGCTATCTTTTCCGCCATGGTTGTCAGGTCCCACAACACTCCCGGCACGCCTATCTGTAAAGGGTCCTGATTTCCTAGCCCTCGGCATGTTTTCCAATCCGTTGTCGAACGTCACCTCTACACCAGACGGATTGACCGATAGCCTGGGATTAAATGATGCCTATCCCTTGGCCGTCACCCGTTACCTAATCGAACAAGACCGTATGCCTGACTTCACCTTTGTCTATCTACCGGATATGGATAAACCCCTGCATAAAAAAGGGCCCTCCGACCAAAGCGCCATTCGCACCTTGGATCGGGAGCTGGCCAATCTGCTCAACAGCTTTGATTCTTGGAACGATGCTTTAAAACAATATGTATGGGTGGTATGCGGAGACAGCGGACAAACCGGAATCCATCCAAAAGGGCAAGATCCGGCCATCCCGCTACACCAGCTACTGGCGGATTATCGAATTCTCCCTTCTGGGGAACAGGCCACCACTGACACCGATCTCGTTCTCTGTGTCAATGAGCGCATGGCTTATCTCTACCTGTTGAATGATTCCATCACAATCTCTGATATGCAGCAACGGCTCCATGATGAACGAATCGACCTGATCGCTTGGGAGGAAGACGGGTGGATCCATGTACACCGTC
This window harbors:
- a CDS encoding acyl-CoA thioesterase, giving the protein MSMKHTFSLVVRSTDVDMLGHVNNAKYLQYIEWARFDWMRKLGLELKEIQKRGSLPVVARIEIDYRRELTLDEAVKVVSEPLRMGKKSYVILQQIFNEEEELVAKAEVTIVTIDIHTRRATDMLEEIKLIFEEQAANS
- a CDS encoding alkaline phosphatase family protein, yielding MKWLIIIFVILILLYIVFFWTKPKQEEHDLSRMRAGDGRKKVIWLMVDSIMSHAIDEGIKKGELPALSFLLKNGQYQRNVVSSFPTMSVTIDSTLLTGTYPDQHRVPGLIWYNAEEKRIVNYGTGTGEVMRDGINQVLEDAVIRLNQEHLSSNVSTVYEELAKRGTRTGSINGMLYRGNTDHVLSFPPWLSGPTTLPARLSVKGPDFLALGMFSNPLSNVTSTPDGLTDSLGLNDAYPLAVTRYLIEQDRMPDFTFVYLPDMDKPLHKKGPSDQSAIRTLDRELANLLNSFDSWNDALKQYVWVVCGDSGQTGIHPKGQDPAIPLHQLLADYRILPSGEQATTDTDLVLCVNERMAYLYLLNDSITISDMQQRLHDERIDLIAWEEDGWIHVHRQPEDQELRFRPGSAWTDPYGQSWEIEGEFKALDLAEGPDNSLDFGEYPDGLMRLYAAFHSHSGRFMIVTPAPGYELVAQHSPTHIGGGGHGSLHRIDSHLPLIIAGTDQRPKHPRIVDLKEYILHLMDHRPSVD